GAAAGGTAGGGGAGGGGAGGGAATGGAAAATAAATTATgtttgtttggataacaaaaatgaTGAGAGGGTGATGGAAGGGGAGGGATGGTAGAGTGGATGGAGGATGATGATGAAATGAGAGTTAAAAAAagttttccttccaaatcttgccaaTAATGGAAAAATTTTAGTTTGGTCTAAAGGAGGAAAATTAAATCCTCTAATTCCTCTCCCCTTCTATTTCCCTCCTTCCGTATATTgtaaccaaacaaaggaaattaaacccctctctttccctcccctccctttccctctaattctctcaatccaaacacaccctaaacgTTTTCTAAGGTGTATCcctcgtttttcacaaaaaaactttgaccgacaataattctctgttacgagttcagaaaacggtaattttttttcaaaccaattatctcgttaAGACCTTGAATTTAAAGAAAaaattcaccgctttttgaaATCGGAGCCGGTAGTTATGGACTTATGGTTGGTCAAaacttttttaacgaataaactttgaccgatcataattcccgactacgagttgagacgtcgctgaattctttttcaaactgaagacctcttaaagagagtcaatttgaaatttttttttatcgtattctgaacttgtagccaagagttattgacggtcaaagttttttttgcaAGGAAAAAGAGGTACATCTTAAAAAATGAAAAGGTTGAGGGGTACACAAGAGAATatcccaaaataaaataaaagagttaACTCTACTGGCATAATGTATGCTGACACACACATAATCTAATCAAAGTCTTTAAGAATTTGAAGTTAGTCTTTAAAAAAGCACTGTTTACCAAGTGGGGTAGTGGCAGAGCATTAATCTAAGCGAAGTCGACAACTATTGGTATATGTAACTATCTTCTGAATCTGATCTCCCACAAATCTGCAATCTTTGAAAGAACTGAGAAAAAAAGTGAGATTGAGAGTATGGCGGAAGGAACATTGTTCAATGTTGCGCAGTCACTTCTTACAAATTTAGGCTCGAGAGCATTGAATGAGGTTGCGTCTACATGGGGTATCCAAACCCATGTCGGAAAGCTGAAAAACACGATAAATACAATCAAAGATGTCATGTTAGATGCTGAGGAAAGACAAGTTGAGAGCCACACTGTACGTGGTTGGCTTGACAGGCTTAGACCTGTTGTGTTCGCTgcagatgacttgtttgatgagTGTACAACAATGGCATCGCAAAGAGCAGTCATGGGCAGTGATGGTATATCTAAAAAGGTACTCAGTTTCTTTTCCCACTCAAACCAAATTGCTTTTGCCTTCAGTATTTCTAATAAGATTAAAAAGATTAGGGAAGAGCTTGATGACATAGTTAAAGACAGCTCTGAATTTGCCTTGGTACTACGCCCTCATGAGGAAAGCGAGGAAAAAAGGCTAAGTAGGCAAGTGAGAGGGCAAACTCACTCTTTCATAGCTGTAGATGAAGTTATCGGTAGAGAGGATGATAGAGAGGCCATCATAGATATTATGATGGCCTCTCATGCTGCACAAGAGCAGCGACTTGCTGTCATCCCTATTGTAGGGATCGGGGGTTTGGGGAAGACAACTTTAGCTCAACTGTTGTATAATGATGAACGCGTTGAGAAGAACTTTGAGCTCAAGTTATGGGTTTGTGTCTCTGAAGTCTTTGATGTAATGGAAATCACAAAGAAGATTATTATGTCAGCGACAAATAGCAAGTCTCAGAATTTAGAGATGGACCAGTTACAAGGCCAACTTAGGAAAGAAATTGGGGGAAAGAAATATTTGCTTGTTCTAGACGATGTGTGGAATGAGAAGCCTGAGGAATGGCGAAATCTAAAGGCACTTTTAATGGTTGGTGGAGAGGGAAGCCAGATCTTGGTAACTACACGATCAAGAAAGGTGGCCGATATCATGGGCAGTGTACAGGCTTATGAGTTAAATGGCCTTTCCGAAGAGAAGACATGGAAATTATTTGAAAAGATGGCATTTAATCCTGGAGAATCTCAAAAGCAACCGCAATTGGTGAAATTAGCGGAAGAGATTTTGAAAAGGTGTGTAGGTGTTCCATTGGCCATAAGAAGTTTAGGAACTCTTCTACGTGGAGAAGAAGAGTGGAAGTGGATTTCAATTGCAGGTACTAGCTTTGTGAATTTGCCTGATAAACAGAACAACGTTATGGCAATTTTAAAGCTCAGCTATCATCACTTGTTGTCTCCATTAAAGAACTGTTTTGCTTATTGTGCATTGTTTCCGAAGGATTATAAATTTGAAACGGATATGTTGATTGATCTTTGGATGGCGGAGGGCTTTGTTATTCCATCTGGTAAAACTCAATGTTTAGATCTTTGTCACGAATATTTAATGCAATTGCTGCAAAGGTGCTTCTTTCAAGATATAACAAGAGATGAATGGGGAAATATTTCAAGTTTCAAAATGCATGATTTGATGCATGATTTGGCAATAGAAGTAGCTGGAATCCAGTCTCGGAGTAAAGTGGGGGACTTACAGGACGGAGATATCAATGCCAAAATCCGTCACTTGTCCTTTGATTATTATTATCAGACTGACTCATGGGAGATCCCAAGTTACATGCTACAGGCGAAGCAACTGAGGACTTTTCTTTTGCCAGAGTATAATAGATCTGGATCATATTTCAACAAAGCTATTCTTCAACAGCTAATTTCCAACTTCAGATGCCTGCGCGTGTTGGATATGCGTGATCGTGGGGTCAAGGATCTACCCAAATCCATTGGTAAGTTAATTCACTTAAGGTACCTTAATCTGTCCTTGAATCCTAAAGAAGAACTTCCACATTCAGTCACAGGACTTTATAATTTGCAGACATTGATTCTCTATGGTTGCCAATGGCTTAGAGCATTACCTATCCATACTAGAAAACTTACTAATCTTAGGAACCTCAATACTCTTGATTGCAAATCTATGACCCATATGCCATCTGGCCTCGGAGAATTAACTTCTCTTCATAAATTACCCGTCTTTATAGTGAAATGTAAAGAATCTAATACCCTACAGTCCGATGCTACCACCGCTCAGTTAAGGGACCTGAAGACACTGAATAACCTAAGTGGATcgttaaaaataatttttttcaaCTATCCAATGGACCCTGCAAGCGAAGCAAACTTACATGGCAAACACAGGCTGATTGAGTTAGCTTTGGAATTTGACGACTGTGGCACAATGGACCATGATGAGGCTATTTTAGAAGGTCTGAAACCACACCAAAACTTGAAGAAGTTGGATATAAAGTCATACAAAGGTAGAGAGCTCCCGAGTTGGGCAATGCGAGAGTGTTTTTTTAAGACTCTTCCAAATCTAGTTGAGGTCCATCTTTTATTATTCCCTAATTGCCGAGAAGTCCCTTCTTTCAGCCGACTCCCTTTCTTAAAACGCATGTCTGTTAGATGTTTTCCTGAAGTGGAGTACATGGAAAGGAGTCTACTTGGGATTGATTTATCACTATCACCCCCTCAAACATTTTTTCCATCTCTTGAGGAACTTAGACTCTCTGTTATGTTTAAGTTGAAAGGATGGTGGGAGGACATAGAGACGATAGATTACAGTGATCATATGAATATATCTCACCCGTCAAGTCACCATCATCCTCTCTCTCTGTCATTCTCCAAACTTACAAAGTTGGAAATACAATCATGTGAGGAACTAAAAACCTTTCCACTTTGTCCTATTGTCGAGGAATTAACACTATGGGATGTCAACAAACACCTCACTTTGTTACCAGAAGTAACAAGCTCCCAAGCTAGTGGTGATGTTGGGTTATCAGTCACCACATCCGAGTACTGTTCAAAGCTAAAGACCTTGAGCGTGGATGAAGTTGAACACCTGTTTTCATTGCCGCGAGAATGCTTAGCTCATATTACTTCATTGGCTATTAAAGATTGCAAGTTGCTCAGCACTTGCATACTCAAGGAAGTCTTTCAGCATCTACCTTCTCTCGTCTCTTTGACTTTTTTATTTTGTTCACGTCTCACATCAATTTTTGAGGGGCTGGAACATCTCACTTCTCTGGAAAGTTTAGTCCTGCGGGGTTGCAAGAAATTATCTCTCTCACAAAATAGACAAGTCGACTGTGACATGCCATGGAAATCCTTGAAAAGTATTCGTTCGTTGGGTATTCTTTACATTCCTGAGCTACATCATCTCCCTAATGGGCTTCAACACCTTACAAAGCTAATCAGTCTGAAGCTACAAGAAAAACCTAATTTGGAAGCACTGCCAGAATGGATAAGTTGTTTCTCGTCTCTTGAATATATGCGTTTGTTCAAGTGTCCCAAGCTGACCTGTCTGCCTGAAGGATTTAGTAAGCTCACTACCTTATATGAACTCGAGATCGAAGATTGTCCGGGATTAACCAACAGATGTGCTGGCCCAACTTGTGGCGACTGGCCTAAGATTCAGCATATCCCACTACTTTCTGTCAAAGAGAA
This sequence is a window from Silene latifolia isolate original U9 population chromosome 8, ASM4854445v1, whole genome shotgun sequence. Protein-coding genes within it:
- the LOC141596527 gene encoding putative disease resistance protein RGA3, producing MTTTGGGPTTTIPPMTVNRTTVDSALQSPILFLIKSIIKRSSNYHFQSLLTNLGSRALNEVASTWGIQTHVGKLKNTINTIKDVMLDAEERQVESHTVRGWLDRLRPVVFAADDLFDECTTMASQRAVMGSDGISKKVLSFFSHSNQIAFAFSISNKIKKIREELDDIVKDSSEFALVLRPHEESEEKRLSRQVRGQTHSFIAVDEVIGREDDREAIIDIMMASHAAQEQRLAVIPIVGIGGLGKTTLAQLLYNDERVEKNFELKLWVCVSEVFDVMEITKKIIMSATNSKSQNLEMDQLQGQLRKEIGGKKYLLVLDDVWNEKPEEWRNLKALLMVGGEGSQILVTTRSRKVADIMGSVQAYELNGLSEEKTWKLFEKMAFNPGESQKQPQLVKLAEEILKRCVGVPLAIRSLGTLLRGEEEWKWISIAGTSFVNLPDKQNNVMAILKLSYHHLLSPLKNCFAYCALFPKDYKFETDMLIDLWMAEGFVIPSGKTQCLDLCHEYLMQLLQRCFFQDITRDEWGNISSFKMHDLMHDLAIEVAGIQSRSKVGDLQDGDINAKIRHLSFDYYYQTDSWEIPSYMLQAKQLRTFLLPEYNRSGSYFNKAILQQLISNFRCLRVLDMRDRGVKDLPKSIGKLIHLRYLNLSLNPKEELPHSVTGLYNLQTLILYGCQWLRALPIHTRKLTNLRNLNTLDCKSMTHMPSGLGELTSLHKLPVFIVKCKESNTLQSDATTAQLRDLKTLNNLSGSLKIIFFNYPMDPASEANLHGKHRLIELALEFDDCGTMDHDEAILEGLKPHQNLKKLDIKSYKGRELPSWAMRECFFKTLPNLVEVHLLLFPNCREVPSFSRLPFLKRMSVRCFPEVEYMERSLLGIDLSLSPPQTFFPSLEELRLSVMFKLKGWWEDIETIDYSDHMNISHPSSHHHPLSLSFSKLTKLEIQSCEELKTFPLCPIVEELTLWDVNKHLTLLPEVTSSQASGDVGLSVTTSEYCSKLKTLSVDEVEHLFSLPRECLAHITSLAIKDCKLLSTCILKEVFQHLPSLVSLTFLFCSRLTSIFEGLEHLTSLESLVLRGCKKLSLSQNRQVDCDMPWKSLKSIRSLGILYIPELHHLPNGLQHLTKLISLKLQEKPNLEALPEWISCFSSLEYMRLFKCPKLTCLPEGFSKLTTLYELEIEDCPGLTNRCAGPTCGDWPKIQHIPLLSVKENSKMIYRVSRA